In Monodelphis domestica isolate mMonDom1 chromosome 3, mMonDom1.pri, whole genome shotgun sequence, the following proteins share a genomic window:
- the LOC100619235 gene encoding zinc finger protein OZF-like isoform X1 encodes MILKSQGWEKMEELHLMDSLRLLCCFYREPGVSWMAFERDRLPAQVVTFKDVAMEFTREEWCLLSPPQKELYKEVMLENARNLLSIGLPVPSEDILSYLEQREAPWMLEQEGLRSFCPGGIIPEMEVNPTEMSPPVEEMDLQRFTSVSPNNFASSGFCVASQNSSYIEYQRMHTEEQSSESNQCGKNFMHRASLAQHHSIHTGEKPYVCKQCGKTFSHSHSLAEHQRRHTGEKPYECKQCGKTFSQRCKLAKHQRIHTGEKPYECKQCGKTFIKNSFLAQHQRIHTGEKPYECKQCGKTFSQRCNLAKHERVHTGEKPFECKQCGKTFSHGHVLAQHQRIHTGEKPYECKQCGKTFSRGHSLAQHQRRHTGEKPYECKQCGKTFSQRCNLAKHQRIHTGEKPYECKQCGKTFSQRCNLDKHQRVHTGEKPHECKQCGKTFSHCHSLAQHQRIHTGEKPYECKQCGKTFSRGHSLGLHQRRHTGEKPYECKQCGKTFSHRCNLAKHQRIHTGEKPYECKQCGKTFSQRCNLAKHQSRHTGEKPFECKQCGKTFIQNSYLARHQRVHTGEKL; translated from the exons GTggtgacattcaaggatgtggctatGGAGTTCACAAGGGAGGAGTGGtgcctcttgtcccctccccagaaggagctaTATAAGGAAGTGATGCTGGAAAATGCCCGGAACCTGCTCTCTATTG GGCTTCCAGTACCCTCAGAAGACATTCTATCTTATTTGGAGCAGAGGGAAGCCCCGTGGATGCTGGAGCAAGAAGGCCTGAGGAGCTTCTGCCCag gaGGAATCATACCTGAAATGGAGGTGAATCCAACTGAGATGAGCCCTCCTGTGGAAGAAATGGACCTACAAAGATTCACGAGTGTTAGTCCCAATAACTTTGCTTCCAGTGGATTCTGTGTTGCTTCTCAAAATTCATCCTATATTGAATATCAAAGAATGCACACTGAAGAACAATCTAGTGAaagtaatcagtgtggaaagaatTTTATGCACCGGGCCAGTCTTGCTCAACATCACAGTATTCACACTGGGGAAAAACCTTATGtatgtaagcagtgtggaaagacatttagtCATAGCCACagtcttgctgaacatcagagaaggcacactggggagaaaccttatgaatgtaagcagtgtggaaagacattcagtcagagatGCAaacttgctaaacatcagagaatacacactggggagaaaccttatgaatgtaagcagtgtggaaagacattcattaAGAACTCCTTTcttgctcaacatcagagaatacacactggggagaaaccttatgaatgtaaacagtgtggaaagacattcagtcagagatGCAATCTTGCTAAACATGAGAGAgtacacactggggagaaaccttttgaatgtaagcagtgtggaaagacattcagtcatgGCCACGTTcttgctcaacatcagagaatacacactggggagaaaccttatgaatgtaagcagtgtggaaagacattcagtcgtgGCCACAGTcttgctcaacatcagagaaggcacactggggagaaaccttatgaatgtaagcagtgtggaaagacattcagtcagagatgcaatcttgctaaacatcagagaatacacactggggagaaaccttatgaatgtaagcagtgtggaaagacattcagtcagagatGCAATCTTGATAAACATCAGAGAgtacacactggggagaaacctcatgaatgtaagcagtgtggaaagacattcagtcattGCCACAGTcttgctcaacatcagagaatacacactggggagaaaccttatgaatgtaagcagtgtggaaagacctTCAGTCGTGGCCACAGTCTTGGTCTACATCAGAGaaggcacactggggagaaaccttatgaatgtaagcagtgtggaaagacattcagtcacaGATGCaatcttgctaaacatcagagaatacacactggggagaaaccttatgaatgtaagcagtgtgggaagacattcagtcagagatgcaatcttgctaaacatcagagtaggcacactggggagaaaccttttgaatgtaagcagtgtggaaagacattcattcAGAACTCCTATCTTGCTAGACATCAGAGAgtacacactggggagaaactatga